One Phaseolus vulgaris cultivar G19833 chromosome 2, P. vulgaris v2.0, whole genome shotgun sequence DNA window includes the following coding sequences:
- the LOC137812591 gene encoding membrane-anchored ubiquitin-fold protein 3, with the protein MPEEDLVDIKFRLYDGSDIGPFRYSSAATVDMLKQRIVSDWPRGKTVVPKSANEVKLINSGKILENNKTVGQCKVPFGEIAGSIIIMHVVVQPSLAKTKAEKKVDDSPKKVVCSCSIL; encoded by the exons ATGCCGGAAGAGGATTTGGTTGACATCAAGTTTAGGTTGTACGATGGCTCCGACATCGGACCCTTTAGGTATTCATCCGCCGCCACCGTCGATATGCTAAAGCAGAGGATTGTCTCCGATTGGCCCAGAG GTAAAACGGTTGTGCCAAAGTCAGCTAATGAAGTGAAATTGATTAATTCTGGTAAAATCTTGGAAAACAACAAGACTGTTGGTCAATGTAAAGTACCATTTGGTGAAATTGCTGGGAGTATTATAATAATGCATGTTGTTGTACAGCCATCTCTAGCTAAAACTAAAGCTG AAAAGAAGGTTGATGATTCGCCCAAGAAGGTTGTCTGTTCTTGTTCCATATTATGA
- the LOC137812590 gene encoding peptidyl-prolyl cis-trans isomerase CYP19-3, with amino-acid sequence MSKNPKVFFDILIGKMKAGRVVMELFADTTPKTAENFRALCTGEKGIGQSGKPLHYKGSSFHRIIPEFMCQGGDFTRGNGTGGESIYGSKFQDENFKLKHTAPGILSMANSGPHTNGSQFFICTTKTPWLDGKHVVFGKVVDGYSVVKEMEKVGSGSGKTSETVVIEDCGQVVEK; translated from the coding sequence ATGTCGAAAAATCCAAAAGTTTTCTTTGATATTCTAATTGGAAAGATGAAAGCTGGGCGAGTAGTGATGGAGTTGTTTGCCGACACAACCCCTAAAACAGCTGAAAACTTCAGGGCTCTCTGCACTGGGGAAAAGGGGATTGGGCAATCTGGGAAACCTTTGCACTACAAGGGGTCCTCATTTCATCGTATTATACCAGAATTTATGTGTCAGGGAGGTGATTTTACGAGAGGGAATGGGACAGGAGGAGAGTCGATCTACGGTTCCAAATTTCAAGATGAGAATTTCAAGTTGAAGCATACTGCCCCTGGTATTCTATCTATGGCTAATTCTGGACCCCATACAAACGGTTCTCAGTTCTTCATATGTACTACAAAGACCCCGTGGCTTGATGGAAAGCATGTTGTGTTTGGAAAAGTTGTTGATGGATACAGCGTGGTGAAGGAGATGGAGAAGGTGGGTTCTGGAAGTGGCAAGACATCGGAAACGGTAGTAATTGAAGATTGTGGGCAAGTAGTAGAGAAATGA
- the LOC137809534 gene encoding TPD1 protein homolog 1-like, producing MAVLRLTVTSSLFILGVLAFVAGCAMGESSSKGVITEEQCSKNSIRVSQSQTSPLPSGIPQFTVDIANTCSNCKISGIHVNCGMFSSATLIDPKIFRRLANNDCLVNDGKPLNSGAIVSFRYAQSFSFPLSVSSVVCA from the exons ATGGCAGTACTACGTTTGACAGTAACCTCATCTTTGTTCATCCTGGGAGTCCTCGCTTTTGTTGCAG GTTGTGCCATGGGTGAATCTAGCAGCAAAGGAGTGATAACAGAAGAGCAGTGCAGCAAGAACAGCATAAGagtaagtcaaagtcaaacgaGTCCACTTCCGAGTGGAATTCCACAATTCACAGTTGATATCGCAAATACTTGCAGCAACTGCAAAATTTCTGGCATTCATGTGAACTGTGGCATGTTCTCTTCTGCTACTCTCATAGACCCTAAAATCTTCAGACGCCTTGCCAACAATGATTGTTTGGTTAATGATGGGAAACCCTTAAACAGTGGTGCCATTGTTTCCTTTAGATACGCACAATCCTTTTCTTTTCCTCTCTCTGTTTCTTCTGTAGTCTGTGCTTGA
- the LOC137809536 gene encoding fasciclin-like arabinogalactan protein 21, with protein MAYSHWCWFPLYIAASVGLGIIAISSAIHSSDSKNSTQEAKPIPHDLSLNASNALRRAGFLLMADLLHHSPSFFKPPQNSTIFAIKDSAIRNTSHPLWFLKTLLLYHTAAATSSNPFSFHDLLNMSQGTCLTTLLRHKNISLTKVDRARNSLEINNVLISNPNIFLGDQLAVHGVLAPFSPLHPQDLLQRGLDFFIRSPTCSSNASLSKDGVQWNRILHLLRLKGYASFSVALHSVLEGTKKDYRGSLGFATIFAPPDFMLLGPNPSTLLDRAVRLHILPQRLRYEELTSLPVRTLLKTLVPDELLEIDGVLDLAPCMLVNGVEIVAPDMITSEKFVVHGISKAFKMAELAGIQSSFEHSSSDDDDASGNFLPKRKTQNILRVEKSTKNDENVYFEDTASSGKASQYYIRGSKLKLDEAEKEIEELNRDQETVIGAFSEEGQSKDKVRVRVPLGLRPLSSQSLPLRTFFRPSLRRRSTTAGKPIRFASAHVPHALLLASCNSDGTLHHRPLTSFFHRCALATPNDAATLQSGPHHCQTSAAA; from the exons ATGGCTTATTCCCATTGGTGTTGGTTCCCACTGTACATTGCAGCCTCAGTAGGTCTTGGAATCATCGCCATATCCTCAGCAATTCATTCATCTGATTCCAAGAACTCAACCCAAGAAGCCAAACCCATACCCCATGACCTCTCACTCAATGCTTCCAACGCTCTTCGAAGAGCAGGGTTCCTTCTCATGGCAGACCTTCTCCACCACTCCCCTTCATTCTTCAAACCGCCCCAAAACTCAACCATCTTCGCCATCAAAGACTCCGCCATCAGAAACACCTCACACCCTCTTTGGTTCCTCAAAACCCTCCTCCTCTATCACACCGCCGCCGCCACCTCCTCCAACCCCTTCTCCTTCCACGATCTCCTCAACATGTCCCAAGGAACCTGCCTCACCACCCTCCTTCGCCACAAAAACATTTCCCTCACCAAGGTCGACCGTGCACGAAACTCCCTCGAGATCAACAACGTGTTGATATCGAACCCTAACATTTTCCTCGGAGACCAACTCGCCGTGCATGGCGTTCTTGCACCCTTCTCTCCCTTGCACCCCCAAGACCTTCTTCAACGGGGTTTGGATTTCTTCATTCGCTCCCCCACTTGTTCTTCCAACGCCTCCCTTTCCAAGGACGGCGTTCAGTGGAACCGCATTCTTCACTTGCTCCGTTTAAAAGGGTACGCTTCATTCTCAGTTGCACTGCATTCAGTTCTTGAAGGGACAAAGAAAGATTATCGGGGTAGTTTGGGTTTTGCTACCATCTTTGCTCCTCCTGATTTCATGTTGCTTGGCCCCAACCCTTCGACTTTGCTTGATAGAGCTGTGAGGCTTCATATTCTTCCTCAGAGGCTTCGTTACGAAGAACTCACTTCTCTGCCGGTTAGGACTCTCTTGAAGACGCTCGTGCCTGATGAGCTTCTCGAAATTGACGGGGTACTGGATTTGGCGCCGTGCATGCTCGTTAACGGTGTTGAGATTGTGGCACCTGACATGATCACTTCGGAGAAGTTCGTGGTTCATGGGATTTCTAAAGCTTTTAAGATGGCTGAGCTTGCTGGAATACAAAGTTCGTTTGAACACTCATCCTCTGATGATGATGATGCCAGTGGTAATTTCTTACCCAAGAGAAAAACTCAAAACATATTGAGGGTTGAAAAGTCAACTAAAAATGATGAGAATGTATATTTTGAAGATACTGCATCGAGTGGAAAAGCCTCGCAGTATTACATACGAGGATCCAAGCTAAAG CTGGATGAAGCAGAAAAAGAGATTGAAGAGTTGAACAGAGACCAAGAAACTGTCATTGGAGCATTTTCTGAAGAGGG ACAGTCGAAGGACAAGGTACGTGTTAGGGTTCCTTTAGGTCTTCGCCCTCTCTCCTCACAATCGCTTCCACTGCGTACCTTCTTCCGACCCTCACTCCGGAGGCGCTCCACCACCGCTGGAAAACCTATTAGGTTTGCCTCTGCGCACGTTCCGCACGCTCTCCTTCTAGCTTCCTGCAACTCCGACGGCACCCTCCACCATCGTCCTCTAACATCATTCTTCCACCGTTGTGCTCTGGCCACACCAAACGACGCTGCCACACTGCAGAGCGGGCCGCACCACTGTCAAACGAGCGCCGCCGCATAG